A genomic region of Nitrospirota bacterium contains the following coding sequences:
- a CDS encoding cysteine protease — protein MSETVEKFGMGWLPDYPDFRDYTEEQEEINKILTPTRILKAVKIPASVDLRAWCSLVEDQGSLGSCTANAGVGMVEYYEKRAFGRHIDASRLFLYKATRNLLHWTGDTGAFLRSTMGALVLFGVPP, from the coding sequence ATGAGTGAAACAGTTGAAAAATTTGGCATGGGCTGGCTACCTGACTATCCTGATTTCAGGGATTACACAGAGGAGCAGGAAGAGATCAATAAGATACTAACGCCGACACGCATTCTGAAGGCGGTAAAGATCCCTGCATCTGTCGATTTAAGGGCATGGTGCTCACTTGTAGAGGATCAGGGTTCACTCGGCTCATGCACTGCCAATGCAGGGGTCGGTATGGTGGAATACTATGAAAAAAGGGCATTTGGAAGACATATAGATGCTTCACGACTTTTCCTTTATAAAGCAACAAGGAACCTTCTTCACTGGACAGGCGACACTGGTGCATTTCTGAGAAGCACGATGGGCGCCTTAGTCCTCTTCGGCGTCCCGCCAG
- a CDS encoding substrate-binding domain-containing protein — MKTKIFFGILSVVFLVTSAFAVSKEIKIGGGAAPVENVLKPIKEPFEKATGIKLNIVESGPKAALMDLEKGKVDAATAGLALEDWISLIEKDGHKVQDKSSLNPVVIGKDNIRVIINKDNPVAMLSKEQLKGIFTGKITNWKAVGGKDLPIIVVWGKLIPGTNDLFTKHIMEGGSVTKSIFEVATAADIKQKVSATPGAIGIGPAAAIDASIKSPQTPEISRPIVLLTKGKPSETVQKLLEFIKGEGQKYIKG, encoded by the coding sequence ATGAAGACCAAAATCTTTTTTGGCATCTTAAGCGTGGTGTTTTTAGTCACTTCAGCCTTTGCCGTTTCCAAGGAAATCAAAATCGGAGGTGGTGCAGCGCCTGTAGAAAATGTTTTAAAGCCCATAAAAGAACCTTTTGAAAAGGCCACTGGAATCAAGCTGAATATAGTTGAGAGCGGGCCCAAAGCAGCCCTTATGGATCTCGAAAAGGGTAAAGTTGATGCGGCAACGGCTGGACTTGCCTTAGAGGACTGGATTAGCCTTATAGAAAAAGACGGACACAAGGTCCAGGATAAGAGTTCGCTTAATCCAGTGGTAATAGGCAAGGACAACATCAGGGTAATAATTAACAAAGACAATCCAGTTGCAATGTTAAGCAAGGAACAGCTTAAGGGAATTTTTACAGGCAAGATAACGAACTGGAAAGCTGTAGGTGGCAAAGATTTACCCATTATTGTTGTGTGGGGAAAACTCATCCCGGGAACCAACGATTTATTCACAAAACACATTATGGAGGGCGGATCTGTAACAAAGAGTATTTTTGAAGTAGCCACAGCCGCTGATATAAAGCAGAAGGTATCAGCAACACCCGGCGCTATTGGAATCGGCCCGGCAGCCGCTATTGACGCCAGCATTAAATCCCCTCAGACCCCTGAGATATCGAGGCCAATAGTTCTCCTCACAAAGGGAAAACCTTCTGAGACTGTACAGAAGCTCCTGGAGTTTATAAAGGGTGAGGGGCAAAAATATATTAAAGGTTAG
- a CDS encoding response regulator has translation MGKTILVIDDEPGIRESFRMIFKDLYPVLFAGSGKEGLNLANKDISLIFLDYKLPDLSGLDVLREIKTHHPSIPVIMITAYGSENLCLKAFRHGAIDYIKKPFDIEEIKAKVELLLKIRSTGAEVRQTVFLECNNSGRKPEGIPLHVFNGLVRAKRYIDEHYMSEISLSPVIKEAGMSRAYFCKYFKLLTGYSFASYLNNLKIKRATEILSNKNLSITDIAIASGYSDVSYFSRMFRKIIGCPPTRYRGTKGSN, from the coding sequence ATGGGAAAAACAATTCTTGTAATAGACGATGAGCCGGGGATCAGGGAATCATTCAGAATGATTTTCAAGGACTTGTATCCTGTCCTTTTTGCAGGCAGCGGAAAGGAAGGTCTCAACCTTGCCAACAAGGACATCAGTCTTATATTTCTTGACTACAAACTGCCTGATTTAAGTGGCCTGGATGTATTGAGGGAAATAAAAACACACCATCCATCAATTCCTGTAATCATGATTACAGCTTATGGAAGTGAAAACTTGTGCCTAAAAGCCTTTAGACACGGGGCCATAGATTATATAAAGAAACCTTTTGATATAGAGGAGATAAAGGCAAAGGTGGAACTTCTATTGAAAATTAGAAGTACGGGGGCAGAAGTTCGTCAAACTGTATTTCTGGAATGTAATAATTCTGGACGGAAACCAGAGGGAATACCCCTCCATGTATTTAATGGCCTTGTGAGGGCAAAACGATATATTGATGAACATTACATGAGTGAGATATCTCTTTCACCAGTGATAAAAGAGGCTGGTATGAGCAGGGCTTATTTCTGTAAATATTTTAAACTCCTCACAGGTTATTCCTTCGCAAGCTACCTTAACAACCTTAAGATTAAAAGGGCTACGGAGATACTTTCAAATAAAAATCTCTCAATAACTGATATAGCAATTGCATCAGGATACAGCGATGTAAGTTATTTTTCCAGAATGTTCAGAAAAATCATCGGCTGCCCACCAACACGCTACCGGGGCACTAAGGGCTCTAACTAA